In Quercus robur chromosome 11, dhQueRobu3.1, whole genome shotgun sequence, the following proteins share a genomic window:
- the LOC126704560 gene encoding (-)-germacrene D synthase-like: protein MSHQICMATAQTQNPDAKVHRRSANYRPSLWGDHFLSYSNKSEETIDYSEQVQGLKEEVQRMLMAPIDNLLEKLELIDAIQRLGVSYHFEGEIDEVLQQIHKYHYTCDVQESDDALYTVALHFRLLRQQGYNIPSDIFNKLKDNMGNFKESLTNDVKGMLSFYEATHMRVHGEDILDEALKFTTTHLESMVINFSPPLATQVSHALNRPIRKCLPRVEARQYFSIYQENASHNEVLLNFARLDFNMLQKQHQKELSHISRWWKGIDVATNLSFARDRVVELYFWILGVYFEPQYSLARRILTKTICMASIIDDIYDAYGTHEELELFTDAIKRWDISCIDQLPKYMKLCYKVLLDVFKEIEEEMCKDGRLYCVYYAKVVMKKLVQAYFEEAVWLKEKYIPTVEEYMSNALISCGYLTLSTLSFIVMGDIATKEALEWVIKEPKIVRAASIICRLMDDVVSNEFEQERGHVASGIECYMKQYGVSKQEVHDEFRKQIVNAWKEINKECLRPTEVPVPLLTRVVNLARVMDLLYKDEDAYTHLGGVMVEGITSMLVDPVPI from the exons ATGTCTCACCAAATTTGCATGGCTACTGCTCAAACCCAAAATCCAGATGCTAAGGTACATCGTCGCTCAGCAAATTATCGTCCAAGCTTATGGGGAGACCATTTCCTCTCTTATTCTAATAAATCCGAG GAAACCATTGATTACTCGGAGCAAGTCCAAGGGTTGAAGGAAGAAGTGCAAAGGATGTTGATGGCTCCCATCGATAATCTTCTAGAAAAGTTGGAGTTGATTGATGCAATCCAACGCTTAGGAGTGTCCTACCATTTTGAAGGTGAGATTGATGAAGTATTACAACAAATTCACAAGTATCATTATACGTGTGATGTCCAAGAAAGTGATGATGCTCTTTACACCGTTGCACTTCATTTTCGATTACTTAGACAACAAGGTTATAACATTCCAAGTG ATATCTTCAACAAACTCAAAGACAATATGGGAAACTTCAAGGAATCACTTACTAACGATGTGAAAGGAATGTTAAGCTTTTATGAAGCTACACATATGAGGGTGCATGGAGAAGATATACTTGATGAAGCACTTAAGTTTACTACCACTCACCTTGAATCAATGGTGATTAATTTCAGCCCTCCTCTTGCCACACAAGTAAGCCATGCTTTAAATCGGCCTATTCGAAAGTGCTTACCAAGGGTAGAGGCTAGGCAATACTTTTCTATCTACCAAGAAAATGCTTCACATAATGAAGTTCTACTAAACTTTGCAAGATTGGATTTCAACATGTTGCAAAAACAACACCAGAAGGAACTCAGTCATATCTCAAG GTGGTGGAAAGGTATAGATGTTGCGACAAACCTATCTTTTGCACGAGATAGGGTGGTGGAGTTATACTTCTGGATTTTGGGAGTGTACTTTGAACCCCAATACTCTCTTGCTCGAAGGATACTTACCAAAACAATTTGCATGGCATCAATCATAGATGACATATATGATGCATATGGCACACATGAAGAACTCGAGCTCTTCACAGACGCAATTAAAAG GTGGGATATAAGTTGCATAGACCAACTCCCAAAATACATGAAGTTGTGTTATAAAGTACTCTTGGatgtttttaaagaaattgaagaagagATGTGCAAGGATGGAAGATTATACTGTGTTTACTACGCAAAAGTTGTA ATGAAAAAACTTGTTCAAGCCTACTTTGAAGAAGCCGTATggttgaaagaaaaatatattcccACAGTGGAGGAATATATGAGTAATGCACTAATATCTTGTGGTTACCTCACGCTTAGCACCTTATCTTTTATTGTCATGGGAGATATCGCGACCAAGGAAGCATTGGAATGGGTCATCAAGGAGCCAAAGATTGTTAGAGCAGCATCAATCATATGCAGGCTAATGGATGATGTTGTTTCCAATGAG tttGAGCAAGAGAGAGGGCACGTTGCCTCGGGCATTGAGTGTTACATGAAGCAATATGGTGTCTCAAAGCAAGAGGTACATGACGAATTTCGAAAGCAAATCGTGAATGCATGGAAGGAAATAAACAAAGAGTGTCTTAGACCTACTGAAGTGCCAGTACCTCTCCTTACACGTGTTGTCAATCTTGCACGAGTTATGGATTTACTCTACAAGGATGAAGATGCATACACACATCTTGGAGGAGTGATGGTAGAGGGTATCACCTCAATGCTTGTTGATCCAGTACCAATTTGA